A portion of the Paenibacillus marchantiae genome contains these proteins:
- a CDS encoding sensor histidine kinase has product MKQEGGFLHVSRNVILVSLALFACWTAAFYLTRYVYSFVPWEPHELLAFLINAMLGFIFFGLCITMIGPLVKGRQYEFFNEMIQALKSISRGDFRVNLDAEFANRNGRQRNPHPFVQLVESINDMAANLKAMEDLRQEFISNVSHEIGSPLTSISGFARALKNKDMDQEKREKYLTIIETECVRLSRLSDNLMKLAVLDSSEHASHKTSYRLDRQLVTLVLACEPQWDDKKIDMNVELEEVEIFADEDLMIQLWINLIHNAIKFTPEGGKIDVFLTQSDGKISVRISDSGPGITKQDQLRIFERFYKADQSRTRALGGSGLGLSIVHKIVEMHEGTVSVFSEPGAGATFIVQLPVHL; this is encoded by the coding sequence ATGAAGCAGGAGGGTGGATTTCTTCATGTTTCCAGAAACGTCATTCTGGTATCTCTGGCCCTGTTTGCCTGCTGGACAGCAGCTTTCTACCTTACGAGATATGTGTATTCCTTTGTCCCATGGGAACCGCATGAATTGCTTGCTTTTCTGATTAATGCCATGCTGGGGTTCATTTTTTTTGGATTATGCATTACAATGATCGGTCCGCTGGTTAAAGGCAGGCAATATGAATTTTTTAATGAGATGATTCAGGCTTTGAAAAGCATTTCCCGGGGGGATTTTCGTGTGAATCTGGATGCGGAATTTGCCAATAGAAACGGGAGACAGAGAAATCCCCATCCGTTTGTGCAGTTGGTTGAAAGCATCAATGACATGGCGGCAAATCTCAAAGCGATGGAAGATTTGCGTCAGGAATTCATCTCCAATGTATCACATGAGATTGGATCGCCGCTCACGTCAATCAGCGGTTTCGCCAGGGCGCTGAAAAATAAAGATATGGACCAGGAAAAACGGGAAAAGTATCTGACGATCATTGAGACGGAATGTGTTCGTTTGTCCAGACTGAGTGATAATTTAATGAAGCTCGCCGTTCTGGATTCATCCGAGCATGCATCACATAAAACATCTTACCGCTTGGATCGGCAGCTGGTAACTCTGGTTCTAGCCTGTGAACCCCAATGGGATGACAAAAAAATTGATATGAACGTAGAGCTGGAAGAAGTTGAAATCTTTGCTGATGAGGACTTGATGATTCAGTTGTGGATCAACCTTATTCATAATGCAATCAAGTTCACGCCAGAAGGCGGAAAAATTGATGTTTTCCTTACACAAAGTGATGGCAAGATCAGTGTACGTATTTCTGACAGTGGACCCGGCATCACCAAGCAGGATCAGCTTCGCATATTCGAACGTTTTTACAAAGCGGATCAATCCCGCACACGTGCCTTGGGTGGCAGTGGACTGGGCCTCTCCATCGTGCATAAAATTGTGGAGATGCATGAGGGTACTGTCTCCGTGTTCAGTGAACCAGGAGCAGGTGCGACATTTATTGTACAGCTACCTGTCCATTTATAA
- a CDS encoding response regulator transcription factor has product MPTILVADDDPNIRELVCLFLRNDGFETAEAADGKEALTVYGSTHVDLVVLDIMMPVMDGWTLCKELRRANPDLPLLMLTARGETWEKVKGFELGTDDYLTKPFDPLELTARVRALLKRYKIGSTQTIHFGNVILDRQTYKVTSGTESLTLPLKEFELLYKLAGTPGQVYTREQLIDQIWGIDYAGDDRTIDVHIKRLRERFASTPDFRIETVRGLGYRLEVYE; this is encoded by the coding sequence ATGCCTACAATACTGGTTGCTGACGATGATCCGAATATTCGTGAACTCGTCTGTTTATTTTTGAGAAATGACGGATTTGAAACGGCTGAAGCTGCGGATGGCAAGGAGGCACTGACCGTTTACGGCTCAACACATGTCGATCTTGTTGTGCTTGATATCATGATGCCTGTCATGGATGGCTGGACGTTATGTAAGGAGCTACGAAGAGCCAATCCTGATCTTCCGCTGCTCATGCTGACGGCGAGAGGTGAGACCTGGGAAAAGGTGAAAGGATTCGAACTGGGGACCGATGATTATCTAACGAAACCGTTTGATCCGTTGGAGCTCACGGCTCGCGTCCGAGCATTACTCAAACGATACAAAATCGGCTCCACACAGACGATCCATTTCGGCAACGTCATCCTGGATCGACAAACCTACAAGGTGACGAGCGGAACAGAGTCGCTTACGTTGCCGCTGAAGGAGTTCGAATTGCTCTATAAACTCGCTGGAACACCCGGACAAGTCTATACACGTGAGCAATTGATCGATCAAATCTGGGGTATTGATTACGCCGGTGATGATCGAACGATAGACGTACATATTAAACGCCTGCGTGAACGGTTCGCATCAACACCCGATTTTCGGATCGAAACGGTGCGAGGCCTGGGGTACCGGCTTGAGGTTTACGAATGA
- a CDS encoding sensor histidine kinase, with translation MIRSLYIRVVLTFLVSVIAGTVISFFMSTMIFEDQLNENAQINIRNFGQDVVQIYKTLPLSEAESFVSEMKLLNSYHIRIYDATGQFQSYGKLNGHKSAAVTKEQLKKVLDGGVVQDNPNGIATVLLGLPVKTEVGTKAMFLETLAPPSSSFVVKWASIFATCSLVAGSIIILIASIFLVRPIKKLTKATKRIAAGDFNVKLNIKQTGELGTLARSFEEMMHDLQQLEQMRREFVTNVSHEVQSPLTSISGYAQALKQVNLSEQERSRYLEIIIAEAKRMSKMSDNLLKLSMLESQSQQPRLSTLSLDEQIRRVIVTLQPQWSARNIHFELDLQGVKVLADHDQLNQVWTNILSNGIKFSKDGGVIHVSTKQDIKNVTIRISDTGIGIPLEDQKRIFERFFKSDRSHSRKYDGSGMGLAIVKQIVSLHQGDIRVESEPGQGTTFIVTLPITPPLE, from the coding sequence ATGATTAGATCGTTATATATTCGTGTGGTCCTGACATTTCTGGTCTCCGTCATCGCCGGCACGGTCATTTCTTTTTTCATGTCCACGATGATATTCGAAGATCAATTGAATGAAAATGCTCAAATTAACATACGTAACTTCGGCCAAGATGTCGTGCAGATTTACAAGACCCTTCCATTAAGTGAAGCAGAATCGTTTGTTAGTGAAATGAAGCTACTGAATTCATATCATATTCGAATTTACGATGCAACGGGTCAGTTCCAGTCGTATGGAAAGCTTAACGGACATAAATCGGCCGCCGTGACGAAAGAGCAACTAAAGAAAGTGTTAGATGGAGGCGTAGTCCAGGACAATCCGAACGGTATTGCTACAGTTCTTTTAGGGTTGCCGGTGAAAACGGAAGTGGGAACGAAAGCAATGTTTTTGGAGACGCTCGCTCCACCTTCTTCCTCGTTTGTCGTCAAATGGGCTTCGATCTTTGCAACCTGTTCATTGGTTGCAGGAAGTATTATCATTCTGATTGCTTCCATATTCTTGGTTAGACCGATTAAAAAACTGACAAAAGCAACGAAGCGGATCGCTGCTGGAGATTTCAACGTCAAGCTGAATATCAAGCAAACCGGAGAACTGGGCACACTGGCGCGCAGCTTCGAAGAAATGATGCATGATTTGCAGCAGTTGGAACAGATGCGCAGGGAATTTGTAACGAATGTGTCGCACGAGGTTCAATCTCCGCTGACTTCGATATCCGGTTATGCTCAAGCACTGAAACAAGTAAACCTCTCAGAGCAAGAACGAAGCCGATATCTTGAGATTATTATCGCCGAGGCGAAGCGGATGTCCAAAATGAGTGATAATCTGCTCAAGTTGAGTATGCTTGAATCACAGTCACAGCAACCGCGACTTAGCACACTCAGCCTGGATGAACAGATCAGGCGGGTTATTGTAACTCTCCAGCCACAATGGTCTGCTCGCAACATTCACTTTGAGCTTGATCTCCAAGGCGTTAAAGTCTTGGCTGATCACGATCAGTTGAACCAGGTATGGACGAATATTCTCAGCAACGGTATCAAATTTTCCAAGGATGGCGGCGTAATTCACGTCAGCACCAAGCAGGATATCAAGAACGTGACTATTCGAATCTCCGACACAGGTATCGGTATCCCTCTTGAAGACCAGAAGCGTATATTCGAACGATTTTTCAAGTCGGATCGTTCTCACAGTCGCAAGTATGACGGCAGTGGTATGGGGCTTGCTATTGTTAAACAGATTGTATCGCTTCATCAAGGGGATATTAGAGTAGAAAGTGAACCTGGTCAGGGAACAACCTTTATTGTCACGTTGCCAATCACTCCACCCCTAGAATAG
- a CDS encoding alpha/beta fold hydrolase has translation MTQPEEKKAKNGSRAKKVRNNILKVLGAIVIVIVLFLGIVYITNVISTNSEAKKIETYGQHVSVDGKNMNVLIQGEGKETIVLLPGYGTAAPALDFKLLIDELSPYYKVVAVEPFGYGLSDGTEKERTAENIVTEVHEALQQLNINQYILMGHSIAGIYGIEYVNKYPNEVTAFVGIDSSVSTQPGMDAKLPTKMFGFLKKSGLQRLVVKFGGDPYAGLAFDEHTVEQMKMLSNKNSNSSTMLNEMDHIASNFKDAQGLTFPKDLPLLLFIQANNEGVKGWIPLHEGQIKDSVHGKVITMDGEHYLHHTLFKEIAEDFRAFMNEAK, from the coding sequence GTGACACAACCAGAGGAAAAGAAAGCGAAGAATGGCTCGAGGGCCAAAAAGGTAAGAAACAATATACTTAAAGTACTAGGAGCAATCGTAATCGTCATTGTTCTGTTTCTAGGTATTGTTTATATCACGAATGTGATCAGTACCAATTCAGAGGCGAAAAAGATAGAGACTTACGGCCAGCACGTATCTGTAGACGGGAAAAATATGAATGTGTTAATTCAAGGCGAAGGCAAAGAAACGATCGTGCTTCTGCCAGGCTATGGAACAGCTGCGCCAGCGCTTGATTTTAAGCTGCTCATCGATGAGCTATCTCCATATTACAAAGTTGTGGCGGTTGAACCTTTCGGTTATGGATTAAGTGATGGAACTGAAAAAGAACGAACCGCAGAAAATATCGTAACAGAAGTTCATGAAGCTTTACAACAGCTTAACATTAACCAGTATATCCTCATGGGCCACTCCATTGCAGGCATTTACGGCATTGAGTATGTGAACAAATATCCAAACGAGGTGACTGCATTTGTCGGAATCGACAGCAGTGTTTCAACACAACCGGGTATGGATGCCAAATTACCTACAAAAATGTTCGGATTCCTTAAAAAATCAGGTCTCCAAAGATTAGTAGTCAAATTTGGTGGTGACCCTTACGCTGGACTCGCATTTGATGAGCACACCGTAGAGCAGATGAAAATGCTGTCGAATAAAAACTCGAATAGTTCCACGATGTTAAATGAGATGGACCATATTGCTTCCAATTTTAAAGATGCTCAAGGTTTAACCTTCCCCAAAGACCTTCCACTTCTTCTCTTTATTCAAGCGAATAATGAAGGTGTAAAAGGTTGGATACCTTTGCATGAAGGTCAGATCAAAGATTCGGTACACGGAAAAGTAATCACAATGGATGGCGAACATTATTTACACCATACGTTATTTAAAGAAATAGCTGAGGACTTTAGAGCATTCATGAACGAAGCAAAGTAA
- a CDS encoding alpha/beta hydrolase family protein, which yields MRLFEILLVLSCFALLVDLLFIKRSAKKLGLGLGIGSSVILLVQLFVEGYRWQLLLVYIMTALFILIVLFRHSEKMVNLKIGKFLKYSLSSLIVILLVVSTALSVYLPVFNLPKPDGPEKVGTQTFHFTDQNRAEVLTEDQSDKRELMVQFWYPTENMNNNKRDTLFPNDKEMFKTYIQSFSASLKLPEFLLDYLKYSQTNSYENVEILPSTSPYPVVLLSHGMGTSRVLQASQAENLASHGFIVVTIDHTYSTFATLFPDGRVTGYTTKMTTIDDRSEVGDIWTKDVEFVIDQIEKLNSGVIESQFKGKIDLNNIGAMGHSFGGATAFNATYLDQRIKAGVNMDGSLNEVEDRDDINKPFMFIRSGNFEDWLANFESDRNSDDEVTKFLSDELHIMKTVINQGGNVIYIEGTQHFNFTDLQFYSELIKLSGITGDINGKRGSNIVNQYVLDFFNKQLKGSGGTLIQGPSDLYPEVKFIDPKEL from the coding sequence ATGAGATTATTTGAAATACTTTTAGTTTTATCCTGTTTCGCTTTACTCGTAGATCTATTGTTTATTAAAAGAAGTGCCAAGAAATTAGGCTTGGGTTTGGGTATAGGAAGTAGCGTTATATTATTAGTTCAATTATTTGTTGAGGGATACAGATGGCAGCTGCTTTTGGTATATATCATGACGGCGCTATTCATACTCATCGTTTTATTCAGACATTCCGAAAAGATGGTGAATCTAAAAATAGGGAAGTTCTTGAAATATAGTTTATCTTCCCTAATCGTCATTCTGCTGGTTGTTTCTACTGCCTTGTCTGTATACCTACCTGTTTTTAATTTGCCGAAGCCGGATGGTCCAGAGAAAGTGGGTACTCAAACATTTCATTTTACAGACCAGAATAGAGCTGAAGTCTTAACTGAAGATCAAAGCGACAAGAGGGAGTTAATGGTCCAATTCTGGTATCCTACTGAGAACATGAATAACAACAAGCGTGACACGCTGTTTCCAAATGATAAAGAAATGTTCAAAACGTATATTCAGAGCTTCTCTGCTTCTTTAAAACTGCCCGAATTTTTGCTCGACTACTTGAAGTATAGTCAAACCAACTCTTATGAAAATGTAGAAATATTACCTTCCACAAGTCCTTATCCCGTGGTACTGCTATCTCATGGTATGGGAACCAGTAGAGTTCTACAAGCATCACAGGCCGAGAATCTGGCCAGTCATGGTTTTATCGTGGTCACAATCGATCATACGTACAGCACCTTTGCTACCCTTTTTCCGGATGGCCGTGTAACGGGCTATACAACAAAAATGACAACCATAGATGACCGCAGTGAAGTTGGGGATATATGGACAAAAGACGTTGAGTTTGTTATCGATCAAATCGAAAAGCTAAATTCAGGTGTAATTGAAAGTCAATTTAAAGGGAAGATCGATTTAAATAACATAGGCGCGATGGGACATTCTTTTGGGGGAGCAACGGCGTTTAATGCAACGTATTTAGATCAACGAATCAAGGCCGGGGTTAATATGGATGGGTCACTGAATGAAGTAGAAGATAGAGATGATATAAACAAGCCGTTTATGTTTATCAGATCGGGAAATTTTGAAGACTGGTTAGCCAATTTTGAAAGTGATAGAAATTCGGATGACGAAGTAACTAAGTTTCTTTCAGATGAGCTGCACATTATGAAAACGGTTATCAATCAGGGGGGGAATGTGATTTATATAGAAGGAACCCAGCACTTCAATTTCACGGATCTTCAATTCTATTCGGAGCTGATTAAACTGTCCGGAATTACAGGAGACATCAATGGTAAAAGAGGGTCAAACATCGTAAATCAATATGTACTTGATTTCTTTAATAAGCAATTGAAAGGATCGGGCGGAACTCTAATTCAGGGGCCGAGCGACTTGTATCCAGAGGTGAAATTTATAGATCCGAAAGAACTCTAA
- a CDS encoding serine hydrolase domain-containing protein: MGRQTGKRTSITALTLVLMMLAPMSVMAAPATSNNSDLTYEPTRKIVAEKAKILTETYGTTSVQYALIDAGEIVVSGQTGKNDINNKVPLTSNTIYGIGSTSKMVLTAAVMKLVDEGKIDLDKPVVDYIPDFKMKDKRYKQITPRMLLNHSSGLLGSSGSNATLYGDNDTYSHDTFLDQLAIQTLKADPGEYSVYCNDGFTLAEILVERVSGMGFTALIHKYITEPLDMNHTKTPQDVVGPAEMAGIYSPLYEGQLPQENYNIIATGGIYSTAEDLVKFSQIFTGEVEGILSSKSVEAMAQEEYKRGMWPEDSDSSISYGLGWDSVNLYPFSEYGIKAVTKGGDTISYHSSLIVLPEYNLAAAVTSSGGTSAKDQFIASELLLSALEDKGIITERKPEKSFGVPVKADIPKEISTYAGMYGANNSVKKIEMNHAGQMTVSTLAAPSDSAQKYTYTADGTFVNDKGTEKLKFVTEKNGSTYLWSRSYISLPGLGQLAFSEYTAEKLEANELSQDVTASWEKREGKRYYVVNQKYTSTVYLHSSPIIPIHSNKETPGYMSNNKIIGANEAVTELQIPGMAGRDTKEIYFSKKNGVEYITAVGSVFASEEIVQPLYSGKHSATTIQADGYAKWFSVPASVKGKVMTVKMPANGAFAVYDQTGICINHTEVSGKNEVVLPKNGRIVFAGEVGSTFEISLK, from the coding sequence ATGGGACGACAAACGGGAAAACGAACTTCAATCACCGCCTTAACTCTGGTGTTAATGATGTTAGCTCCAATGTCAGTCATGGCCGCACCAGCTACGAGTAACAACAGCGATCTGACGTATGAACCAACCAGGAAAATAGTAGCGGAGAAAGCGAAGATCCTTACTGAGACGTACGGTACGACCAGTGTGCAATATGCATTAATCGATGCTGGAGAGATTGTGGTGTCCGGTCAAACGGGCAAGAACGATATCAATAACAAGGTGCCTCTTACTTCGAACACGATCTATGGCATTGGTTCAACCAGTAAAATGGTGCTTACAGCGGCTGTAATGAAGCTGGTTGACGAAGGTAAGATTGATTTGGATAAGCCTGTTGTGGACTATATCCCTGACTTTAAAATGAAAGATAAGCGCTACAAACAAATCACACCACGCATGCTGTTGAATCATTCCTCCGGTCTGCTGGGCAGCTCCGGCAGCAATGCCACACTGTACGGGGATAATGACACGTATTCACATGACACTTTTCTGGATCAATTGGCGATACAGACTCTAAAAGCCGATCCAGGAGAGTACTCCGTATATTGTAACGATGGTTTTACATTAGCGGAAATTCTAGTCGAAAGAGTTAGTGGCATGGGCTTTACTGCTCTTATACACAAGTATATTACAGAGCCTCTGGACATGAATCATACCAAAACACCACAGGATGTGGTTGGGCCAGCTGAAATGGCGGGAATCTATTCTCCTTTATATGAAGGCCAGCTTCCACAAGAGAATTATAATATCATCGCTACTGGAGGTATTTATTCTACCGCTGAAGATCTTGTGAAATTTTCACAAATCTTCACGGGAGAGGTCGAAGGTATTCTTTCCAGTAAGTCGGTAGAAGCCATGGCGCAAGAAGAATACAAAAGAGGCATGTGGCCAGAGGACAGCGATTCATCTATTTCGTACGGGTTAGGTTGGGATAGTGTGAACTTGTACCCATTCAGTGAATACGGCATCAAGGCCGTTACGAAAGGTGGAGATACCATATCGTATCACTCATCATTAATCGTACTGCCGGAATACAATTTAGCTGCAGCCGTTACCTCATCAGGTGGGACAAGTGCAAAAGATCAGTTTATTGCGAGTGAATTATTACTCAGCGCACTTGAGGACAAGGGTATTATTACAGAACGGAAGCCAGAAAAATCATTTGGGGTGCCAGTAAAGGCAGATATACCTAAAGAAATATCCACGTATGCAGGTATGTATGGCGCCAATAATTCGGTTAAGAAGATCGAAATGAATCATGCTGGACAAATGACTGTATCCACACTCGCAGCTCCGAGTGATTCGGCTCAAAAATACACATATACAGCTGATGGTACTTTTGTTAACGATAAAGGCACAGAAAAGTTGAAATTCGTTACGGAGAAGAATGGAAGTACTTATCTGTGGTCTCGATCTTATATTTCCTTGCCAGGACTTGGGCAGTTGGCTTTCTCAGAATATACAGCGGAGAAGCTGGAAGCTAATGAATTATCCCAGGATGTTACCGCCTCGTGGGAAAAGCGTGAAGGTAAAAGATATTACGTGGTGAATCAGAAATATACATCAACGGTTTATCTCCATTCGTCACCAATCATTCCTATTCATTCGAATAAAGAGACACCAGGGTATATGTCTAATAATAAGATTATTGGAGCAAACGAAGCAGTCACTGAGCTGCAAATCCCTGGCATGGCTGGACGTGATACAAAGGAAATTTATTTCTCCAAAAAGAACGGAGTGGAGTACATTACAGCTGTAGGTAGCGTATTCGCCAGTGAGGAAATTGTACAACCACTCTATTCCGGTAAACACTCCGCTACAACCATTCAAGCAGATGGATATGCAAAATGGTTTTCGGTACCCGCATCTGTGAAAGGAAAAGTTATGACGGTTAAGATGCCTGCAAATGGAGCCTTTGCCGTATATGACCAGACGGGTATTTGTATTAATCACACCGAGGTCAGCGGTAAGAATGAGGTTGTCTTACCCAAAAACGGCCGTATTGTATTTGCAGGTGAGGTCGGTTCCACATTTGAAATTTCATTGAAATAG
- a CDS encoding serine hydrolase domain-containing protein, with amino-acid sequence MIQQEKMKVLKRTVKKRTSIAALTLALTMLAPLSAMATPAAMNNSNLTYEATKKTVMEKAKLLTETYGTTSLQYALIDDGEIVVSGQTGKNDINDKVPLTSNTIYGIGSTSKMMLTAAVMKLVDEGKIDLDVPVMNYMPDFKMKDNRYKQITPRMLLNHSAGLLGTSTSNATLYGDNDTYSHDTFLKQLANQNLKADPGAYSVYSNDGFTLAEILVERVSGIGYTAFIHKYFTEPLDMNHTKTPQDVVNPAEMAGIYSPFYEGQLPKENYNIIGTGGLYSTAEDLVKFSRIFTGEVNGILSSKSVEEMGQEEYKKGMWPEDSDTLMSYGLGWDSVNLFPFNEYGIKAIMKGGDTLSYQSSLVVLPEYNMAAAVISSGGSSLTNHFIANELLLSALEEKGVIKERKPEKSFGVPVKANMPKGISKFAGIYGGNNSVTKININKTGQMTVSSLTAPSNPVQEYTYTADGTFVNNEGTDKLKFVVEKNGKTYLWSRSYISVPGLGQLAFSEYNAEKLEANTLSKEINAAWAKRDGKKYYLVNEKYTSMVYLNASSILPIHMSKENPGYMSNNKIIGADEAANQLQIPGVAGRDPMDIHFSKKNAGEYLTFSGYVFASEGLVKPIYSGKQSATTIQADGYAKWFSVPATAKGKVMTVKLPANGAFAIYDQNGICINHTVVSGKNKVVLPENGRIVFVGEAGSKFEISIKK; translated from the coding sequence ATGATACAACAAGAGAAAATGAAAGTGCTCAAGAGAACAGTCAAAAAACGAACTTCAATTGCAGCTTTAACGCTAGCGTTAACCATGTTAGCCCCATTATCTGCAATGGCCACACCGGCTGCCATGAACAACAGCAACCTTACGTATGAGGCAACGAAGAAAACCGTGATGGAAAAAGCCAAATTACTGACTGAGACGTATGGTACGACGAGTCTGCAATATGCGCTCATCGATGATGGAGAGATTGTGGTCTCCGGTCAAACGGGCAAGAACGATATAAACGACAAGGTACCTCTTACTTCGAACACGATCTATGGCATTGGTTCAACCAGTAAAATGATGCTTACCGCCGCTGTAATGAAGCTGGTTGACGAAGGCAAGATTGATTTGGATGTGCCTGTTATGAACTATATGCCTGACTTTAAAATGAAAGATAACCGATACAAACAGATCACACCCCGTATGCTGTTGAATCATTCAGCCGGTCTTCTGGGCACCTCAACCAGCAATGCCACATTGTACGGAGATAATGACACGTATTCACATGATACGTTTTTGAAGCAATTGGCGAATCAAAACCTTAAAGCAGATCCCGGCGCATACTCAGTCTACAGCAACGATGGCTTTACGTTAGCCGAGATTCTGGTCGAAAGAGTTAGCGGCATCGGTTATACCGCATTTATACACAAGTATTTCACAGAGCCTTTGGACATGAACCATACCAAGACACCACAGGATGTAGTTAATCCGGCAGAAATGGCGGGAATCTATTCCCCTTTTTATGAGGGACAACTTCCAAAAGAGAATTATAATATCATCGGTACTGGAGGTCTGTATTCCACCGCTGAAGATTTGGTCAAATTTTCTAGAATCTTCACGGGAGAAGTCAATGGAATTCTTTCCAGCAAGTCTGTAGAAGAAATGGGGCAAGAAGAATATAAAAAAGGAATGTGGCCAGAGGATAGCGATACGCTGATGTCTTACGGGTTAGGGTGGGATAGTGTGAACTTGTTCCCATTCAATGAATACGGCATTAAGGCCATTATGAAAGGAGGAGATACGTTATCTTATCAGTCCTCATTAGTGGTACTCCCGGAATACAACATGGCTGCAGCCGTTATCTCCTCAGGCGGGTCAAGCTTAACCAATCATTTCATTGCCAATGAATTATTACTCAGCGCACTTGAGGAAAAGGGCGTTATTAAAGAACGGAAGCCGGAAAAATCATTTGGCGTACCCGTAAAGGCCAATATGCCTAAGGGAATATCCAAGTTTGCAGGTATATATGGTGGCAATAATTCAGTTACGAAGATCAACATCAATAAGACTGGACAAATGACTGTATCTTCACTTACAGCTCCGAGTAATCCGGTTCAAGAATACACATATACAGCAGATGGTACTTTTGTTAACAACGAAGGTACAGATAAGTTGAAATTCGTTGTGGAGAAAAATGGGAAAACCTACTTGTGGTCACGATCTTATATATCTGTTCCAGGACTCGGACAGCTGGCTTTCTCAGAATATAATGCGGAGAAGCTTGAAGCCAATACATTATCCAAGGAGATTAACGCCGCATGGGCAAAGCGCGATGGTAAAAAATATTATCTAGTGAATGAGAAATACACATCAATGGTCTATCTGAATGCTTCATCGATCCTGCCTATTCATATGAGTAAAGAGAATCCAGGGTATATGTCCAATAATAAAATTATTGGAGCAGACGAAGCAGCCAATCAATTGCAGATTCCGGGTGTTGCCGGACGAGATCCGATGGACATTCATTTCTCCAAAAAGAACGCAGGAGAGTATCTTACATTTTCAGGTTATGTATTCGCCAGTGAGGGATTGGTAAAACCAATCTATTCCGGTAAACAATCCGCAACAACCATTCAAGCAGATGGATATGCCAAATGGTTTTCGGTACCCGCTACTGCGAAAGGAAAAGTCATGACAGTGAAGTTGCCTGCAAATGGAGCCTTTGCTATCTATGATCAGAACGGAATTTGTATTAATCACACCGTGGTCAGCGGTAAGAATAAAGTTGTCTTACCAGAGAATGGCCGCATTGTATTTGTAGGTGAGGCTGGATCCAAATTTGAAATTTCAATAAAAAAGTAA
- a CDS encoding alpha/beta hydrolase, which yields MMKKILIILLKIFGAIVIAFALFIATVYFVNVFSNKSEAGKIKPYGQSVAVDGKNMNVLIQGKGEETVVLLPGYGTPAPALDFKPLIDELSPFYKVVVIEPFGYGLSDITEKERTTENMVSEIHEALQQLNITHYTLMGHSISGIYGLDYVNKYPNEVNAFVGIDSSVPTQGGNDDPFPTDVYKLLKKSGFYRLLMKLAPDQLIAPAVDDETREQIRMLSLKNTFNPNNLSEGENFGPNFKAAEGLTFPKDLPVIFFLQANDTETEGWIPLHEEQVKNSVHGKVMTFEGGHYLHHTRSKEIAENFRKFMNEVK from the coding sequence ATGATGAAAAAAATATTAATCATTTTACTCAAAATATTCGGAGCCATAGTTATCGCTTTTGCATTATTTATTGCCACTGTCTATTTTGTAAATGTATTTAGCAACAAGTCGGAGGCAGGGAAAATAAAACCCTATGGTCAGTCCGTAGCGGTTGACGGGAAAAACATGAATGTGTTGATCCAAGGAAAAGGTGAAGAAACCGTGGTATTGCTTCCGGGATACGGAACACCTGCCCCAGCCCTCGATTTTAAACCGTTAATTGATGAGCTATCTCCGTTTTACAAAGTCGTCGTCATTGAACCTTTCGGTTATGGATTAAGTGACATAACTGAAAAAGAGCGTACCACGGAAAATATGGTCAGTGAAATTCATGAAGCTCTACAGCAGCTTAATATTACTCATTACACGCTGATGGGTCATTCCATTTCAGGAATCTACGGACTAGATTATGTAAACAAATATCCAAACGAAGTAAATGCTTTTGTTGGGATTGATAGCAGCGTTCCAACGCAGGGAGGCAACGATGATCCATTCCCAACAGATGTGTACAAACTGCTCAAAAAATCAGGGTTCTACCGATTGTTAATGAAACTGGCCCCTGATCAACTGATTGCACCAGCTGTTGATGATGAAACCAGAGAACAAATTAGAATGCTTTCACTCAAAAATACGTTTAATCCGAACAACTTAAGTGAAGGCGAAAATTTTGGTCCCAATTTCAAAGCTGCTGAAGGCTTGACTTTCCCCAAAGATCTGCCTGTCATTTTCTTTTTACAAGCGAATGATACCGAAACGGAAGGATGGATACCTTTGCATGAAGAGCAAGTTAAAAATTCAGTACATGGTAAAGTGATGACATTCGAAGGCGGGCATTATTTACACCATACCCGATCCAAAGAAATAGCCGAAAACTTCAGGAAGTTTATGAATGAAGTAAAATAA